One stretch of Bos indicus x Bos taurus breed Angus x Brahman F1 hybrid chromosome 22, Bos_hybrid_MaternalHap_v2.0, whole genome shotgun sequence DNA includes these proteins:
- the INKA1 gene encoding PAK4-inhibitor INKA1: MLGWRRRQELGRGRSRGDRRRARAPLAGPPSPLRTALAGVRRGTGRPGGGCGTDMHSARLDSFLGQLRWELLCGRDTGSPPMPGPLPPPPKHRPGVRLKHQLRASDALEEDSVCGVEEEDDEVGVTGDRSEALGGPREHGLDWDSGFSEVSGSTWREEELPIPQHPAPSAWPLRRQRLSTSGVTQPGGAPVARVPPVHRPRPKSTPDACLEHWRGLEAEDWTTALLSRGRSRQPLVLGDNCFADLVHNWMELPEAAGEGDNGGGPRARARPPQFLLGLSEQLRRQLARARRAALAGKRLSCPPRPEPELPADVSRFAALMSCRSRQPIICNDVVSYL; this comes from the exons ATGTTGGGGTGGCGGCGGCGGCAagagctggggagagggaggagccgCGGAGACAGGCGGAGGGCAAGGGCGCCGCTGGCCGGCCCGCCGAGCCCTCTCCGCACCGCTCTCGCTGGAGTTCGAAGAGGAACTGGCAGGCCTGGAGGGGGCTGCGGCACGGACATGCACAGCGCTCGGCTTGACAGTTTCCTGGGCCAGCTGCGCTGGGAACTG CTGTGTGGCCGGGACACTGGCTCACCCCCAATGCCTGGTCCCCTTCCGCCACCCCCCAAACACCGCCCAGGCGTGCGGCTCAAACACCAGCTCAGGGCCTCAGATGCGTTGGAAGAGGACTCGGTCTGTGGTGTGGAGGAAGAGGATGACGAAGTAGGGGTGACAGGAGACAGGAGTGAAGCCTTGGGGGGTCCCAGAGAGCACGGCCTGGACTGGGACTCCGGCTTCTCAGAGGTGTCGGGCAGCACATGGAGAGAGGAAGAGCTGCCCAtaccccagcacccagcaccctCAGCATGGCCCCTCCGGAGACAGCGCCTCTCAACCAGTGGTGTCACCCAGCCTGGCGGAGCGCCCGTGGCCCGGGTACCACCTGTCCACCGACCACGGCCCAAGTCCACCCCAGATGCCTGCCTGGAGCACTGGCGGGGGCTGGAAGCCGAGGACTGGACCACGGCCCTGCTGAGCAGGGGTCGTAGTCGCCAGCCCCTGGTGCTGGGGGACAACTGCTTTGCGGACTTGGTGCACAACTGGATGGAGCTGCCTGAGGCAGCGGGTGAGGGGGACAATGGGGGTGGGCCCCGTGCGCGTGCTCGGCCCCCCCAGTTCCTGCTGGGCCTCTCTGAGCAGCTGCGGCGCCAGCTGGCCAGGGCGCGCCGGGCAGCGCTGGCAGGAAAGCGACTGTCATGCCCACCTCGCCCAGAACCCGAACTACCTGCGGATGTCTCACGCTTTGCAGCCCTCATGAGTTGCCGCAGTCGGCAGCCCATCATTTGCAATGATGTTGTCAGCTACCTCTGA